From the Roseibium salinum genome, one window contains:
- the murA gene encoding UDP-N-acetylglucosamine 1-carboxyvinyltransferase has protein sequence MDSIKVVGGAELNGTIPISGAKNAALPLMIASVLTDETLTLSNVPRLRDVAQLMQILNNHGVDYSVNGKRSGQDELAGQTLNLTAREIVDTTAPYELVSKMRASFWVIGPLVARCHEARVSLPGGCAIGTRPVDFFIEGLTALGAEIEIEGGYVVVRAPGGLKGARVEFPKVSVGATHTIMMAATLASGETEIVNAAREPEVVDLAKCLRAMGARIEGEGTSTIRVEGVPRLHGAHHAVVPDRIETGTYAMAVAMTGGDVLLQGARSDLLESALETLRQTGAEITQTDDGIKVYRNGNGIQPVDITTEPFPGFPTDLQAQFMALMTKAGGSSRITETIFENRFMHVQELARLGAQIHVDGRTATVDGVSTLRGAPVMATDLRASVSLVIAGLAAEGETTVNRVYHLDRGFERLEDKLTRCGARIERISG, from the coding sequence ATGGACAGTATCAAAGTCGTCGGCGGGGCCGAGCTGAACGGAACGATTCCGATTTCCGGAGCCAAGAACGCAGCCCTGCCGCTGATGATCGCGTCGGTCCTCACCGATGAGACCCTGACCCTGTCCAACGTGCCGCGCCTGCGCGACGTGGCGCAGCTGATGCAGATCCTGAACAATCACGGCGTCGACTATTCGGTGAACGGCAAGCGCAGCGGCCAGGACGAACTGGCCGGCCAGACGCTGAACCTCACCGCCCGCGAAATCGTCGACACGACCGCGCCCTACGAACTGGTGTCCAAGATGCGCGCCAGTTTCTGGGTCATCGGCCCGCTGGTCGCCCGTTGCCACGAGGCGCGCGTGTCGCTGCCCGGCGGCTGCGCCATCGGAACGCGCCCGGTGGACTTCTTCATCGAGGGCCTGACGGCGCTGGGTGCCGAAATCGAGATCGAGGGCGGCTACGTGGTCGTCAGGGCGCCCGGCGGCCTGAAGGGCGCCCGGGTGGAGTTCCCGAAGGTGTCCGTCGGTGCCACGCATACGATCATGATGGCCGCGACGCTGGCGAGCGGCGAAACGGAAATCGTCAACGCCGCGCGCGAACCGGAAGTGGTCGACCTTGCCAAGTGCCTGAGGGCCATGGGCGCCCGGATCGAAGGCGAGGGCACGTCCACCATCCGCGTGGAAGGCGTGCCGCGCCTGCATGGGGCCCATCATGCGGTGGTGCCCGACCGGATCGAGACCGGCACTTATGCGATGGCGGTCGCCATGACCGGCGGCGACGTGCTCCTGCAGGGCGCGCGCTCCGATCTTCTGGAAAGCGCGCTGGAAACGCTGCGCCAGACCGGCGCCGAGATCACCCAGACGGACGACGGCATCAAGGTCTACCGAAACGGCAACGGCATCCAGCCGGTCGATATCACCACCGAGCCGTTCCCGGGCTTTCCGACCGACCTCCAGGCACAGTTCATGGCGCTGATGACCAAGGCCGGCGGCAGCAGCCGGATTACCGAGACCATCTTCGAAAACCGCTTCATGCACGTGCAGGAACTGGCCCGCCTTGGCGCGCAGATCCATGTGGACGGGCGCACCGCGACCGTTGACGGCGTCTCCACGCTGCGCGGCGCCCCGGTCATGGCAACGGACCTCAGGGCCTCCGTGTCGCTGGTGATCGCGGGCCTTGCCGCGGAAGGGGAGACCACCGTCAACCGCGTCTACCATCTCGACCGCGGTTTTGAGCGGTTGGAAGACAAGCTCACCCGCTGTGGCGCGCGGATCGAGCGAATCTCCGGCTAA
- a CDS encoding FadR/GntR family transcriptional regulator, protein MTEFREVRREALLPDQIAADILAKITEGHFRPGDVLPTEHCLADVFGVSRNVVREAIARLRSDGAIESRQGRGAIVKPLTERETFRIEMQALNKPGNLADLYELRGLLEITAAGLAAERRSGRDLDTMYAAIAAMSGKCKFDETRMEADAAFHRALAKATRNSYLGTIVCYMSSRLKHTLRATPGAYQKGDRLDLTIREHREILDAVEDRDATAARTAMAAHIQAAAERLNVPVKAKRR, encoded by the coding sequence ATGACAGAATTCAGGGAAGTTCGGCGGGAAGCGCTCCTGCCGGACCAGATCGCTGCTGACATTTTGGCAAAGATCACGGAGGGGCATTTCCGGCCCGGCGACGTCCTGCCGACGGAACACTGTCTGGCCGATGTGTTCGGCGTAAGCCGCAACGTGGTGCGCGAGGCCATCGCCCGTCTGCGCTCCGACGGAGCCATCGAATCCCGCCAGGGACGCGGGGCCATCGTCAAACCGCTGACGGAACGGGAAACGTTCCGGATCGAAATGCAGGCGCTGAACAAGCCCGGCAATCTCGCCGACCTTTATGAACTGCGCGGCCTGCTGGAAATAACCGCGGCGGGCCTGGCCGCCGAACGCCGCAGCGGCAGGGACCTTGATACCATGTATGCCGCGATCGCTGCCATGAGCGGCAAGTGCAAGTTCGACGAAACCCGCATGGAAGCCGACGCCGCCTTCCACCGCGCCCTGGCCAAGGCAACCCGCAACAGCTATCTCGGCACCATCGTCTGCTACATGTCCTCACGCCTGAAGCACACGTTGCGCGCCACTCCCGGCGCCTATCAGAAGGGCGATCGGCTGGACCTGACCATCCGTGAACACCGCGAGATCCTGGACGCCGTGGAAGACCGCGACGCAACCGCCGCCCGCACGGCCATGGCCGCGCATATTCAGGCGGCCGCAGAGCGGCTGAACGTGCCGGTAAAGGCCAAGCGCAGGTAG
- a CDS encoding response regulator transcription factor, translating into MTDERRDTVLVVDDSPETLGFVTEALKKTGIAVLVATSGEAALAVCERVTPDTILMDAVMPGLDGFETCRRIKENPALRHVPVIFMTGLSETEHVVRALESGGVDFLTKPIDVDELQARIKVHLKNARSVQSAHVALDAAGRHLVAVSADGAVLWSTPQIHNLLARTGAGEASLLRLGRALGNWLETAGQAQDRPKSFTLGLSENLTVQLHPLGRVGPGENLFRVTAEDEARQIGALQERFELTQREAEVLIWIAKGKSNKDIGDILGLSPRTVNKHLEQIFIKLGVENRASAAVRAAEVIYAF; encoded by the coding sequence ATGACGGATGAGCGCCGTGATACGGTTCTTGTGGTCGATGACAGCCCGGAAACGCTCGGGTTCGTGACCGAGGCACTCAAGAAGACCGGCATCGCCGTTCTGGTGGCGACCAGCGGCGAGGCAGCACTTGCGGTCTGCGAGCGGGTGACACCGGACACCATACTCATGGACGCGGTAATGCCCGGGCTCGACGGCTTCGAGACCTGCCGGCGGATCAAGGAGAACCCGGCGCTCCGGCACGTCCCGGTGATCTTCATGACCGGCCTGTCGGAAACCGAGCATGTCGTCCGGGCGCTGGAGTCGGGCGGCGTGGATTTCCTGACCAAGCCGATCGATGTCGACGAGCTGCAGGCCAGGATCAAGGTCCACCTGAAGAACGCCCGCTCCGTGCAGAGCGCGCATGTGGCGCTCGATGCGGCCGGCCGGCACCTGGTTGCCGTGTCCGCCGACGGCGCCGTGCTGTGGTCGACGCCGCAGATCCACAACCTTCTGGCACGAACGGGGGCCGGCGAGGCGAGCCTCTTGCGCCTCGGCCGCGCCCTGGGGAACTGGCTTGAGACCGCCGGACAGGCGCAGGACCGGCCCAAGAGCTTCACGCTGGGACTTTCGGAGAACCTGACCGTCCAGCTTCACCCGCTCGGCCGCGTCGGCCCCGGCGAGAATCTCTTTCGCGTGACGGCGGAAGACGAAGCCCGCCAGATCGGCGCCCTGCAGGAGCGGTTCGAACTGACGCAGCGCGAAGCCGAAGTGCTGATCTGGATCGCCAAGGGGAAATCCAACAAGGATATCGGCGACATCCTGGGCCTTTCGCCGCGCACGGTGAACAAGCACCTGGAGCAGATCTTCATCAAGCTCGGCGTCGAAAATCGCGCGTCGGCCGCCGTGCGCGCGGCCGAGGTGATTTACGCCTTCTAG
- a CDS encoding ATP-binding protein codes for MTARQRILPVRRQYNKWVNNQTLEDYALRFTAKSARRFSSRAISQTAIGAISFLALEAIGGAITLSHGTANAFLAIVAGSVVLLLVGLPISRYAIRYGVDIDLLTRGAGFGYIGSTVTSLIYASFTFILFAIEASIMSSALEFAFGVPLWLGYIISAVAVIPLVTHGITWISRFQLATQPFWIVLNILPFVFIAFTDWQAVGTWLDFAGIDPVTKAPRPAAGGWDSVNLVSFGAASAVILALMAQIGEQVDFLRFLPAQDVARPRHRLALFLAGPGWVLLGAPKMIAGSFLAVLVLSHGVPVEHADEPSRMYAVAFGYMIPNEAVVLLLMAAFVAVAQLKINVMNAYAGSLAWSNFFSRLTHSHPGRVVWLVFNVGIALLLMELGIYRLLEETLGVFSIVAMAWLSAISADLFVNKPLGLSPPGIEFKRAHLYDINPVGTGAMLLAAGIALAAHFGEFGEAAAALATFLAMAVAFVAAPAIAFATGGKFYLARKPRRSWQAREQIACSICENPFEPEDMAYCPAYQAPICSLCCTLDARCRDSCKPKARFAHQVGTVAGYVLPEQVLICFRSRLGRYALMSFLAIAAIGLVLWIIHAQAASRLGDPTGIIGQTVTLIFFVFAVVAGIACWFLVLAHDTRRVAEEESARQNALLQKEIDAHRETDAALQKAKEDAEAANLAKSRYVVGLSHELRTPLNAVMGYAQVLERDEALPAARKPAVSTIRRSAEHLSGLIDGLLDISRIEAGRLQIYSDEINIHEFLDQIVDMFRMQASAKGLGFSYSRAGNLPAFVRTDEKRLRQILVNLLSNAIKFTEKGEVSLSVGYRSQVAAFVVKDSGPGIALDEQTKIFEPFGRSRAASGARTPGLGLGLTITKLLTETMGGAIALSSEPGKGASFEVRLMLAAVDRPVDTVRRERQVRGYGGPRRTIAVVDDNTDHRALVSDILKPLGFTVLEAETGEDCLDHLHELKPDLYLVDILMPGLNGWELAESLRAAGETAPIIMLSANIGDQALRPDGPAYHNATLAKPFSIGQLLDLLQKHMRIVWTEHPVLGEADRKADGPLRSPGAEHIGDLISLAEIGYVEGIEAKLAELAEKPENRLLTQALHGHLSRFDFEAYKNLLSGLETHDG; via the coding sequence ATGACGGCCCGCCAGCGCATTTTGCCGGTCCGCCGCCAATACAACAAATGGGTCAACAACCAGACCCTGGAAGACTACGCGCTGCGCTTTACCGCCAAAAGCGCGCGCCGGTTTTCCTCGCGGGCGATTTCCCAGACCGCGATCGGCGCCATTTCCTTCCTGGCGCTCGAAGCGATCGGCGGGGCGATCACCCTGTCCCATGGAACCGCCAACGCATTCCTGGCCATTGTTGCCGGAAGCGTCGTACTGCTGCTGGTGGGCCTGCCGATCAGCCGCTATGCCATCCGCTATGGCGTGGATATCGATTTGCTGACACGCGGAGCCGGGTTCGGCTATATCGGCTCGACCGTCACCTCGCTGATCTATGCCAGTTTCACCTTCATCCTGTTCGCGATCGAAGCCTCGATCATGTCGAGCGCGCTGGAATTCGCCTTCGGCGTGCCCCTCTGGCTGGGATACATCATCAGTGCGGTCGCGGTCATTCCACTCGTCACCCACGGCATCACCTGGATCAGCCGGTTCCAGCTGGCGACCCAGCCGTTCTGGATCGTCCTCAATATCCTTCCCTTCGTCTTCATCGCCTTCACGGACTGGCAGGCGGTCGGCACCTGGCTGGATTTTGCCGGCATCGATCCGGTGACAAAGGCGCCCCGACCCGCGGCCGGCGGTTGGGACAGCGTCAATCTGGTGAGTTTCGGCGCCGCCTCAGCGGTGATCCTGGCGCTGATGGCGCAGATCGGCGAGCAGGTCGACTTCCTGCGCTTCCTGCCCGCCCAGGATGTCGCCCGCCCTCGCCACCGGCTCGCGCTGTTTCTGGCCGGTCCCGGCTGGGTGCTGCTCGGCGCCCCGAAAATGATCGCCGGGTCGTTCCTTGCCGTCCTCGTGCTTTCCCATGGCGTTCCCGTGGAGCACGCGGACGAGCCCTCGCGCATGTATGCGGTCGCCTTCGGTTACATGATCCCGAACGAAGCGGTCGTCCTGCTGCTGATGGCCGCCTTTGTCGCGGTTGCTCAGCTCAAGATCAACGTGATGAACGCCTATGCCGGGTCGCTCGCCTGGTCGAATTTCTTCTCCCGCCTGACCCACTCCCATCCGGGCCGGGTTGTCTGGCTGGTCTTCAATGTCGGCATCGCGCTCCTGCTCATGGAACTCGGTATCTACCGGCTGCTGGAGGAAACGCTGGGCGTCTTCTCCATCGTCGCCATGGCCTGGCTGTCCGCCATTTCCGCCGACCTCTTCGTCAACAAGCCGCTCGGCCTGTCGCCGCCCGGCATCGAGTTCAAGCGCGCCCATCTCTACGACATCAACCCGGTGGGCACCGGCGCGATGCTGCTTGCCGCGGGCATTGCGCTGGCGGCCCATTTCGGTGAATTCGGCGAGGCCGCCGCGGCGCTGGCCACGTTCCTTGCCATGGCGGTTGCCTTTGTCGCGGCCCCGGCGATCGCGTTTGCGACCGGGGGGAAATTCTATCTGGCCCGCAAGCCCCGCCGAAGCTGGCAGGCGCGGGAGCAGATCGCCTGCTCGATCTGCGAGAACCCGTTCGAGCCGGAAGACATGGCCTATTGCCCGGCCTATCAGGCGCCCATCTGCTCGCTCTGCTGCACGCTCGACGCCCGCTGCCGCGACTCCTGCAAGCCGAAGGCCCGGTTCGCCCATCAGGTCGGCACGGTGGCGGGATACGTGCTTCCCGAACAGGTGCTGATCTGTTTCCGCTCGCGCCTCGGTCGCTACGCGCTGATGTCGTTTCTCGCCATTGCCGCCATCGGCCTCGTGCTGTGGATCATCCATGCCCAGGCCGCCAGCCGACTTGGCGATCCGACAGGCATCATCGGCCAGACGGTCACGCTGATCTTCTTCGTCTTTGCCGTCGTCGCGGGCATTGCCTGCTGGTTCCTGGTGCTGGCCCACGACACGAGACGGGTCGCGGAGGAGGAATCCGCGCGCCAGAACGCGCTGCTTCAAAAGGAAATCGACGCCCACAGGGAAACCGATGCGGCCCTGCAGAAGGCCAAGGAGGACGCCGAAGCCGCCAACCTCGCCAAGAGCCGCTATGTCGTCGGCCTCAGCCATGAGCTCAGGACGCCGCTCAACGCGGTGATGGGCTATGCCCAGGTGCTGGAACGGGACGAAGCCCTGCCGGCAGCGCGCAAACCCGCGGTCAGCACGATCCGGCGCAGCGCGGAACACCTTTCCGGGCTGATCGACGGGCTTCTGGACATCTCCCGGATCGAGGCCGGGCGGCTGCAGATCTATTCCGACGAAATCAACATTCACGAATTCCTGGACCAGATCGTCGACATGTTCCGGATGCAGGCGTCCGCAAAGGGGCTCGGCTTCAGCTACAGCCGGGCAGGCAATCTGCCGGCCTTCGTGCGCACCGACGAAAAGCGCCTGCGCCAGATCCTGGTCAATCTTCTGTCGAATGCCATCAAGTTCACCGAGAAAGGCGAGGTGTCGCTCTCCGTCGGCTACCGCTCGCAGGTCGCCGCTTTTGTCGTGAAAGACAGCGGGCCGGGCATCGCGCTCGACGAGCAGACGAAAATCTTCGAGCCCTTCGGCCGCAGCAGGGCCGCCAGCGGCGCCCGAACGCCGGGTCTCGGCCTTGGCCTGACCATCACCAAGCTACTGACCGAGACGATGGGCGGGGCAATCGCGCTGTCCAGCGAGCCTGGCAAGGGCGCGTCCTTCGAGGTGCGCCTGATGCTTGCCGCCGTCGACCGGCCGGTGGATACGGTGCGCCGGGAACGGCAGGTGAGGGGCTATGGCGGCCCGCGCCGGACCATTGCGGTGGTCGACGACAACACCGATCACCGCGCACTGGTCAGCGATATCCTGAAACCGCTCGGCTTCACGGTTCTGGAGGCGGAAACCGGCGAGGACTGCCTGGACCATCTCCACGAACTGAAGCCCGACCTCTACCTCGTCGACATCCTCATGCCGGGGCTGAACGGCTGGGAGCTCGCCGAAAGCCTGCGCGCTGCGGGCGAGACGGCCCCGATCATCATGCTGTCGGCCAATATCGGCGACCAGGCCCTGCGCCCGGACGGGCCCGCCTACCACAATGCCACGCTCGCCAAGCCCTTCAGCATCGGCCAGCTGCTCGACCTGTTGCAGAAGCACATGCGTATCGTCTGGACGGAACATCCCGTGCTCGGCGAGGCGGACCGCAAAGCGGACGGCCCGCTGCGCTCGCCGGGGGCGGAGCATATCGGCGATCTGATATCGCTTGCCGAAATCGGCTATGTGGAAGGCATCGAGGCCAAGCTGGCGGAGCTTGCCGAAAAGCCGGAAAACAGGCTGCTGACGCAAGCCCTGCACGGACATCTGAGCCGCTTCGACTTCGAAGCTTACAAAAACCTGTTAAGCGGATTGGAAACCCATGACGGATGA
- the urtA gene encoding urea ABC transporter substrate-binding protein, whose amino-acid sequence MITKFALAGLMASTIIGGAAAQEDTIKVGILHSLSGTMAISETTLKDAMLMLIEEQNKKGGLLGKKLEAVVVDPASDWPLFAEKARELIEVNGVDAVFGCWTSVSRKSVLPVFEELNSILFYPVQYEGEESQRNVFYTGAAPNQQAIPAVDYLMNEEGVERWVLAGTDYVYPRTTNKILEAYLKSKGVAEEDIMINYTPFGHSDWQTIVSDIKSFGSAGKKTAVVSTINGDANVPFYKELGNAGIKAEDIPVVAFSVGEEELAGLDTGPLVGHLAAWNYFQSADTDANAEFIDTWRAYIGDDSRVSNDPMEAHFIGFNMWVDAVEKAGTTEPDAVIDAIVGVSVPNLTGGYSTMMPNHHITKPVLIGEIQDDGQFETVWETSGLVVGDAWSDYLDGSKDLIADWRAPLSCGNFNTATGKCGGSGS is encoded by the coding sequence ATGATTACGAAATTCGCACTGGCCGGCCTGATGGCCTCCACGATTATCGGCGGCGCCGCCGCCCAGGAAGACACGATCAAGGTCGGCATCCTGCACTCGCTTTCCGGCACGATGGCGATCTCCGAGACCACGCTGAAAGACGCCATGCTGATGCTCATCGAAGAGCAGAACAAGAAGGGCGGTCTGCTCGGCAAGAAACTGGAAGCCGTTGTAGTCGACCCGGCGTCGGACTGGCCGCTGTTTGCGGAAAAGGCACGTGAGCTGATCGAAGTGAACGGCGTCGATGCGGTTTTCGGCTGCTGGACGTCCGTCTCGCGCAAATCCGTCCTGCCGGTCTTCGAGGAATTGAATTCGATCCTGTTCTACCCGGTGCAGTATGAGGGCGAGGAGTCCCAGCGCAACGTGTTCTACACGGGCGCGGCTCCCAACCAGCAGGCCATCCCGGCCGTCGACTACCTGATGAACGAAGAAGGCGTCGAGCGCTGGGTCCTGGCCGGCACCGACTACGTCTATCCGCGCACGACCAACAAGATCCTCGAGGCCTACCTGAAGTCCAAGGGTGTGGCCGAAGAAGACATCATGATCAACTACACACCGTTCGGTCATTCCGACTGGCAGACGATCGTCTCCGACATCAAGTCCTTCGGCTCGGCCGGCAAGAAGACCGCCGTGGTCTCCACCATCAACGGCGATGCGAACGTGCCGTTCTACAAGGAACTCGGCAACGCCGGCATTAAGGCTGAAGACATTCCCGTCGTCGCCTTCTCCGTCGGTGAAGAGGAACTCGCCGGTCTCGACACGGGCCCGCTCGTCGGCCACCTAGCCGCGTGGAACTACTTCCAGTCCGCCGACACCGACGCCAATGCGGAGTTCATCGACACCTGGCGCGCCTATATCGGCGACGACAGCCGCGTGTCCAACGATCCCATGGAAGCGCATTTCATCGGCTTCAACATGTGGGTCGACGCGGTCGAAAAAGCCGGGACCACCGAGCCCGACGCCGTGATCGACGCCATTGTCGGCGTCTCCGTGCCCAACCTGACGGGCGGCTACTCCACCATGATGCCGAACCACCACATCACCAAGCCGGTGCTGATCGGGGAGATCCAGGACGACGGCCAGTTCGAGACCGTCTGGGAGACCTCCGGCCTCGTCGTCGGCGATGCCTGGTCCGATTATCTGGACGGCTCCAAGGACCTGATCGCCGATTGGCGCGCACCGCTCTCCTGCGGCAACTTCAACACCGCAACCGGCAAGTGCGGCGGTTCCGGCTCCTAA
- the urtB gene encoding urea ABC transporter permease subunit UrtB, translating into MSLMRSFLLLLSLAAGLLAGPALAQSDPESLRPLINALAEGKYDQTEQQIGALAATGDPVVAPALEALSEGDLYFRKSDRMVFITKKAGKGYALIDPLTLEPAGEAGKRDVSKIKVNNRLRRTIRSALGALTLMAKDPAVRRAAAEAVFKAKDPESIEILDAALAAETDDGVRGVMEQAHAAAVLNSDLDEARKLEAVQTLSTMGNRQALSLLIGVQSSATGALRDATAEAIGKIEKSIAAWDSGQNIWYGLSLGSVLLLAAIGLAITFGVMGVINMAHGEMVMIGAYVTFMVQELIRSAAPGLFDYSLFIALPLAFLASALVGIAIERGVIRWLYGRPLETLLATWGISLILQQAVRTLFGPTNREVGNPDWMSGAFDIGQMTVTYNRMWIIVFALLVFAGLMLVLKKTPFGLYTRAVTQNRRMAASMGIRTPWIDALTFGLGSGIAGIAGVALSQIDNVSPNLGQGYIIDSFMVVVFGGVGNLWGTLVGAMTLGVVNKFLEPYAGAVLGKIFVLVFIILFIQKRPRGLFALKGRAVEA; encoded by the coding sequence ATGTCCCTGATGAGATCTTTTCTTCTTCTCCTCAGCCTCGCCGCCGGCCTCCTTGCCGGACCGGCCCTCGCCCAGAGCGATCCAGAGAGCCTGCGTCCGCTGATCAACGCGCTGGCGGAGGGCAAGTATGACCAGACCGAGCAGCAGATCGGCGCCCTGGCCGCGACCGGCGATCCGGTCGTCGCACCGGCACTGGAGGCGCTCAGCGAAGGTGATCTCTATTTCCGCAAGTCGGACCGCATGGTGTTCATCACCAAAAAAGCGGGCAAGGGATATGCCCTCATCGATCCGCTGACACTGGAGCCGGCCGGAGAAGCCGGGAAGCGGGACGTCTCGAAGATCAAGGTCAACAACAGGCTGCGCCGCACCATCCGCTCCGCGCTCGGCGCGCTCACGCTGATGGCAAAGGATCCGGCTGTGCGCAGGGCGGCGGCCGAAGCGGTTTTCAAGGCCAAGGACCCGGAGAGCATCGAGATACTCGATGCCGCGCTGGCGGCGGAGACCGATGACGGCGTGCGCGGCGTGATGGAACAGGCCCACGCCGCGGCGGTCCTCAATTCCGATCTGGACGAAGCCCGGAAGCTCGAGGCAGTCCAGACGCTTTCCACGATGGGCAACCGGCAAGCCCTCTCGCTGCTGATCGGCGTTCAGTCCTCCGCCACCGGCGCATTGCGCGATGCAACGGCCGAGGCGATCGGCAAGATCGAAAAATCCATCGCCGCCTGGGATTCGGGCCAGAACATCTGGTACGGCCTGTCGCTCGGCTCAGTGCTGCTGTTGGCCGCCATCGGCCTTGCCATCACCTTCGGCGTCATGGGCGTCATCAACATGGCCCATGGCGAGATGGTGATGATCGGCGCCTATGTCACCTTCATGGTGCAGGAGCTCATCCGCTCCGCCGCGCCCGGCCTCTTCGACTATTCCCTCTTCATCGCCCTGCCGCTCGCCTTCCTCGCCTCCGCACTGGTGGGCATCGCCATCGAGCGCGGCGTCATCCGCTGGCTTTATGGCCGCCCCCTGGAGACGCTCCTGGCCACCTGGGGCATATCGCTGATCCTGCAGCAGGCGGTGCGCACCCTCTTCGGGCCGACGAACCGGGAAGTCGGCAACCCGGACTGGATGTCCGGCGCCTTTGATATCGGCCAGATGACCGTCACATATAACCGCATGTGGATCATCGTCTTCGCGCTTCTGGTCTTTGCCGGCCTGATGCTGGTGCTGAAAAAGACGCCCTTCGGGCTCTACACCCGCGCCGTCACCCAGAACCGCCGCATGGCGGCTTCCATGGGCATCCGCACACCGTGGATCGACGCCCTCACCTTCGGGCTTGGCTCGGGCATTGCCGGCATAGCCGGCGTCGCGCTGTCGCAGATCGACAACGTCTCGCCGAACCTCGGCCAGGGCTACATCATCGACAGTTTCATGGTGGTGGTCTTCGGCGGCGTCGGAAATCTGTGGGGCACGCTTGTCGGCGCCATGACCCTCGGCGTGGTCAACAAGTTCCTGGAGCCCTATGCGGGCGCCGTCCTCGGCAAGATCTTCGTGCTTGTCTTCATCATCCTGTTTATCCAAAAGCGTCCGCGGGGCCTCTTCGCCCTCAAGGGCCGGGCAGTTGAAGCATGA
- the urtC gene encoding urea ABC transporter permease subunit UrtC, whose amino-acid sequence MMTSFLFRAMDARAGIFLAIMAAVILLVPACNLLVPHGSALHVPNYAVTLMGKYLTYALLALAVDLVWGYCGILSLGHAAFFALGGYAMGMYLMRQIGTRGVYGDPLLPDFMVFLNWQELPWYWYGFDMFWFAALMVLLVPGVLAFVFGWFAFRSRVTGVYLSIITQALTYALLLAFFRNDMGFGGNNGLTDFKDILGFDIQADTTRAGLFAASGLALVVCFLVCRAVTRSKLGKVLVAVRDAESRTRFLGYRVEHYKLFVWTLSAMMAGVAGALYVPQVGIINPGEFAPANSIEVVIWVAVGGRGTLVGAVLGAVLVNFAKSWFTAALPDVWLFALGGLFVVVTLFLPKGVLGTLSQGWTALGQRKTSAAFEAGSGEKPGSAPQSAGAPANAAHPRQAQGAAEPQPAE is encoded by the coding sequence ATGATGACCTCGTTTCTCTTCCGCGCAATGGATGCCCGCGCGGGCATTTTCCTGGCCATCATGGCCGCCGTGATCCTCCTGGTGCCCGCCTGCAACCTGCTCGTCCCGCACGGCTCGGCCCTTCACGTGCCGAACTATGCGGTCACGCTGATGGGCAAGTACCTCACCTATGCCCTGCTCGCCCTGGCGGTGGATCTGGTCTGGGGCTATTGCGGCATTCTCTCGCTCGGCCACGCCGCCTTCTTCGCGCTCGGCGGCTATGCCATGGGCATGTACCTGATGCGCCAGATCGGCACGCGCGGCGTCTATGGCGACCCGCTCCTGCCCGACTTCATGGTGTTCCTCAACTGGCAGGAACTGCCCTGGTACTGGTACGGCTTCGACATGTTCTGGTTCGCGGCGCTGATGGTGCTGCTGGTGCCGGGCGTGCTCGCCTTCGTCTTCGGCTGGTTCGCCTTCCGCTCGCGGGTGACCGGCGTTTATCTCTCCATCATCACACAGGCCCTCACCTACGCCCTCCTGCTTGCCTTCTTCCGAAACGACATGGGCTTCGGCGGCAACAACGGCCTGACCGACTTCAAGGATATACTTGGCTTCGATATTCAAGCCGACACGACCCGCGCCGGACTGTTTGCAGCATCAGGCCTGGCGCTGGTCGTGTGTTTTCTTGTCTGCCGGGCGGTGACACGCTCCAAGCTCGGCAAGGTGCTGGTCGCCGTGCGTGATGCGGAAAGCCGGACGCGCTTTCTCGGCTACCGGGTGGAGCACTACAAACTGTTCGTCTGGACGCTTTCGGCCATGATGGCCGGTGTCGCCGGTGCCCTTTACGTGCCGCAGGTCGGCATCATCAACCCGGGCGAATTCGCGCCGGCCAACTCCATCGAGGTGGTCATCTGGGTGGCTGTGGGCGGCCGCGGCACGCTGGTGGGCGCCGTACTGGGCGCGGTTCTGGTAAACTTCGCCAAGAGCTGGTTCACCGCGGCGCTGCCGGATGTCTGGCTGTTTGCCCTCGGCGGGCTCTTCGTGGTCGTCACGTTGTTCCTGCCGAAGGGCGTTCTGGGAACGCTCTCCCAGGGCTGGACGGCTCTCGGCCAACGCAAGACTTCAGCAGCCTTCGAAGCCGGCTCCGGCGAGAAGCCGGGCTCCGCCCCGCAGTCGGCGGGCGCGCCGGCCAACGCGGCGCACCCGAGACAGGCGCAAGGTGCCGCCGAACCCCAGCCTGCGGAGTAA